The proteins below come from a single Armatimonadota bacterium genomic window:
- a CDS encoding competence protein ComEA codes for MERVPKGLWTVGALVAVTCGIVLWQGMFSGSDVPAPTAVIGDTRQQSPPAFSTPAPPPETGDAVPSQQTPLAGSDEIVVHVAGAVKKPGLVRIPRGSRVNDAVKAAGGFSSQADPDSVNLAQQLEDGVQVYVPRKGEAVQVEGRVGPAWQGEVPRRKETPSGKININTASAEQLESLPGVGPATARAIIEYRKQNGGFSSIDELLDVRGIGPKKLEQIRPYVTLR; via the coding sequence ATGGAGCGCGTTCCAAAAGGACTATGGACCGTCGGTGCGCTGGTGGCAGTTACCTGCGGCATTGTGCTGTGGCAGGGGATGTTTTCTGGCAGCGATGTGCCCGCACCCACTGCGGTGATCGGCGACACTCGGCAGCAATCGCCGCCCGCGTTTTCCACCCCAGCACCACCCCCTGAAACCGGTGACGCCGTTCCTTCTCAGCAGACACCGCTTGCCGGCAGCGATGAAATCGTGGTGCATGTGGCGGGTGCGGTCAAAAAACCGGGTCTCGTGCGAATACCGCGCGGCAGTCGGGTAAATGATGCGGTGAAAGCGGCGGGTGGTTTCAGCAGCCAGGCAGACCCCGACTCGGTGAATCTGGCACAACAGTTGGAGGACGGCGTGCAAGTATACGTGCCCCGCAAAGGCGAAGCGGTACAGGTGGAAGGACGTGTGGGACCGGCTTGGCAGGGCGAAGTACCACGGCGCAAGGAGACCCCTTCGGGCAAAATCAATATCAACACTGCGAGTGCTGAACAGCTGGAGAGCCTGCCCGGCGTAGGACCCGCTACCGCCCGCGCGATTATCGAATACCGCAAGCAGAACGGCGGCTTTAGCTCCATCGACGAGCTGTTGGATGTGCGCGGTATTGGACCCAAAAAGCTGGAGCAGATACGACCTTATGTGACGTTACGATAA
- a CDS encoding radical SAM protein, with protein sequence MLTGIHFLLTYKCPYECDHCFVYGSPRARGTFTLQQIIAVLREAQKLGTVQTVFFEGGEPFLYYPLLLESVRIARAMGFHTGIVTNGYFATSVEDAILWLKPLQEAGIGAVSFSDDPFHSGLEEDTPAKRAMSAAQQLGISCGIISISPPTVTCPEEGEGKKGEPIVGGGVRFRGRAVEKLVAGLPTRPWHTFTECPFENLRDPGRVHVDAYGNVHLCQGLCMGNLWKSPLSQLVRQYRAEEHPICAPLVEGGPAELARRFGYPVESGYVEACHLCYLVRRALRQRFPEYLAPPQVYGLG encoded by the coding sequence ATGTTAACAGGCATCCACTTCTTGCTCACCTACAAATGCCCTTACGAGTGCGACCACTGCTTTGTGTACGGCAGCCCGAGAGCAAGGGGGACGTTCACCCTGCAGCAGATTATCGCCGTGCTGCGAGAGGCGCAGAAGCTGGGTACCGTACAGACGGTTTTCTTTGAGGGCGGTGAACCTTTTTTGTACTATCCTCTACTGCTGGAAAGTGTACGTATTGCCCGCGCGATGGGCTTCCATACAGGTATCGTCACCAACGGCTATTTCGCCACCAGTGTGGAGGATGCCATACTCTGGCTAAAACCCCTGCAAGAGGCGGGCATCGGTGCTGTCAGCTTCAGCGACGACCCCTTCCACAGCGGTTTGGAGGAAGATACCCCTGCGAAACGTGCCATGTCGGCGGCGCAACAGCTGGGCATCTCCTGCGGGATAATTTCCATCAGCCCGCCAACAGTCACCTGTCCCGAAGAAGGCGAAGGCAAGAAGGGTGAACCCATTGTAGGAGGCGGCGTGCGTTTTCGGGGGCGAGCGGTGGAAAAACTGGTGGCAGGGCTTCCCACACGCCCCTGGCACACTTTCACCGAATGTCCCTTCGAGAACCTGCGTGACCCCGGTCGGGTGCATGTGGACGCCTATGGCAACGTGCATCTCTGTCAAGGGTTATGCATGGGCAACCTGTGGAAGAGCCCGCTTTCACAGCTGGTGAGACAGTACCGGGCAGAGGAACACCCGATATGCGCTCCGCTAGTGGAAGGCGGTCCCGCCGAACTCGCCCGACGGTTTGGGTACCCTGTGGAGTCGGGCTATGTGGAAGCATGTCATCTGTGTTACCTCGTGCGCCGTGCGTTGAGGCAACGATTCCCCGAATATCTCGCTCCGCCGCAAGTATATGGGCTGGGATAA
- the pdhA gene encoding pyruvate dehydrogenase E1 component subunit alpha: MKAEVPVKKTLPGSLTPQRLVELYRTMLLIRHFEEQCAPAYRQGKMGGYMHVYIGQEAVATGFIAHMRDDDYMLCSYRDHGHALARGTDPRRIMAELFGRYTGVAKGKGGSMHLVDVERGFLGGYGIVGGMVPLAVGVGYAIRYRGTDQVCLCFFGDGAMNIGPVHEALNMAAIYKVPVVFVCENNRYAMATPVEFASAVPSLAERAKQYGMPTKQIGGMDLLEVYREAEEIIRHVRTTPEPFFVEVLTYRFEGHGIADNPTNQALYRTKEEVEYWRQRDPIVNTARFLLENGFATESELLEWDAYAKRQALEAVAYADASPEPPLEELYRDVYTDMEVQEWR; the protein is encoded by the coding sequence GTGAAGGCTGAGGTACCTGTAAAAAAGACGCTGCCGGGCTCTTTAACCCCGCAACGCTTGGTAGAACTATACCGCACCATGCTGCTGATTCGCCACTTCGAAGAGCAATGCGCTCCCGCCTACCGACAGGGTAAAATGGGCGGATATATGCATGTGTATATTGGGCAAGAAGCAGTCGCCACCGGCTTTATCGCCCACATGCGCGACGATGACTACATGCTCTGCTCCTATCGGGACCACGGTCACGCTCTCGCGCGCGGCACCGACCCCCGCCGAATCATGGCGGAGCTGTTCGGGCGTTATACGGGCGTCGCCAAGGGGAAAGGCGGCTCCATGCATCTGGTGGATGTGGAACGAGGCTTCCTGGGCGGATACGGCATCGTGGGAGGTATGGTGCCACTGGCGGTCGGCGTGGGCTACGCAATCCGCTACCGCGGCACCGACCAGGTGTGCCTGTGCTTTTTCGGTGATGGCGCGATGAACATCGGGCCCGTGCACGAGGCGCTGAATATGGCAGCGATATACAAGGTGCCAGTCGTCTTCGTCTGCGAGAACAACCGCTACGCAATGGCAACCCCCGTGGAGTTTGCCTCTGCTGTGCCGAGCCTTGCCGAGCGGGCAAAGCAATATGGAATGCCCACCAAACAGATTGGCGGCATGGATCTGCTGGAAGTGTATCGCGAGGCAGAGGAGATTATCCGCCATGTGCGTACCACCCCTGAACCCTTCTTTGTGGAGGTGCTCACCTACCGTTTTGAAGGACACGGCATCGCCGATAACCCCACCAACCAGGCTCTCTACCGTACCAAAGAGGAGGTAGAATACTGGCGACAGCGCGACCCCATTGTGAATACAGCGCGATTCTTGCTGGAGAACGGTTTTGCTACCGAAAGCGAGCTGCTGGAGTGGGATGCGTACGCGAAACGGCAGGCTCTGGAAGCGGTCGCTTACGCCGATGCCAGTCCTGAACCCCCACTGGAGGAGCTCTATCGGGATGTATATACCGACATGGAGGTGCAGGAGTGGCGGTAA
- the acoB gene encoding pyruvate dehydrogenase subunit beta → MAVITYREALRQALTEEMERDPGVFILGEEVGRYQGTFRVTEGLLQRFGEMRVVDTPISESGIAGMAIGAAMIGLRPVAEFMTFSFALIAADQLVNHAAKILYMFGGQITVPVVFRGPAGGGAQLSAQHSHSLESWYAHIPGLKVVAPATPADAKGMLKTAIRDNNPVIFMEHAKLYSTRGEVPEGEYTVPFGVADIKREGRDVTIIAYSQPVLLALHAAQKLAETEGIECEVIDLRSLQPLDMDTVLHSIRKTHRAVVAHEDHRNVGFGAEVVARIQEFAFDELDAPVLRVASADVPIPYARNLERAAFPSEEDIIRAVKRVLA, encoded by the coding sequence GTGGCGGTAATCACCTACCGTGAAGCCCTGAGACAGGCGTTAACTGAGGAGATGGAGCGCGACCCTGGCGTGTTCATCCTGGGCGAAGAGGTCGGCCGCTATCAGGGCACGTTCCGTGTGACGGAGGGCTTGTTACAGCGGTTTGGCGAGATGCGCGTGGTGGATACGCCCATCTCCGAGTCGGGCATCGCAGGCATGGCAATCGGCGCGGCGATGATTGGCTTGCGCCCGGTGGCGGAGTTCATGACCTTCAGCTTCGCGTTGATTGCAGCCGACCAGCTGGTCAACCATGCGGCAAAGATACTGTACATGTTCGGCGGGCAGATTACCGTGCCCGTAGTGTTTCGCGGTCCGGCTGGCGGTGGGGCACAGCTCTCCGCCCAGCATTCGCACAGCCTCGAATCGTGGTATGCACATATTCCGGGGCTGAAGGTAGTCGCCCCAGCTACCCCCGCCGACGCCAAAGGGATGCTGAAGACCGCCATCCGCGACAATAACCCGGTTATCTTTATGGAGCACGCAAAGCTATACTCCACGCGCGGGGAGGTGCCAGAGGGTGAATACACCGTGCCGTTTGGCGTGGCGGACATCAAGCGGGAAGGGCGTGACGTCACCATCATTGCCTATTCACAACCGGTATTACTGGCTTTGCACGCGGCGCAAAAGCTGGCGGAAACCGAGGGCATCGAGTGCGAAGTGATAGACCTGCGATCGCTACAACCGCTGGATATGGACACAGTACTGCATTCCATCCGCAAGACGCACCGGGCGGTGGTGGCGCATGAGGACCACCGCAACGTGGGCTTCGGGGCAGAGGTGGTGGCGCGCATTCAGGAATTCGCCTTCGATGAACTGGACGCGCCTGTGCTGCGCGTTGCCAGTGCGGACGTGCCCATCCCCTACGCCCGCAATCTGGAGCGCGCCGCCTTCCCCAGCGAGGAAGATATCATCCGCGCGGTGAAGCGTGTACTGGCTTAA
- the aceF gene encoding dihydrolipoamide acetyltransferase component of pyruvate dehydrogenase complex, whose product MAQVIMPKMGDGMTEGTILRWLKKEGDSVEVGDIIAEIETDKASVELPAEASGKLANILVKEGDTVPVGAVIAEILGEGEQPQVTKPAETPTTATEMVTSVAEPVAEALREEPPTQERVKASPLARRIAQEAGIDLAMVKGTGPGGRIVERDVQQFIASRQATARPPLTEPARPAAAVAESPALVGGEPLSRMRRLIAERTTLTKQTVPHFYVTMDIDMSEAMALRERLNTALPEDAPKISVNDFVTKACALALARYPQVNALYQNERIYLSSEIHIGIAVALPDGLIVPVLRHCERKTLRQIAVETRQLVEKARAGRLTPDEYTGATFSISNLGMYGVDEFIAIINPPAVAILAVGAVQKQPVALEDDTVVVRPRMKITLSADHRALDGAVAAEFLRELKRILENPYVMVE is encoded by the coding sequence ATGGCACAAGTAATTATGCCCAAGATGGGCGACGGAATGACGGAAGGAACCATCCTGCGCTGGCTGAAAAAAGAGGGCGACAGCGTAGAGGTCGGCGATATCATCGCGGAGATAGAGACCGACAAAGCCAGCGTGGAGCTGCCTGCAGAAGCATCGGGCAAGCTGGCGAACATCCTGGTCAAAGAGGGCGATACCGTGCCCGTTGGCGCGGTGATTGCAGAGATTCTGGGTGAGGGCGAACAGCCTCAGGTGACCAAACCTGCAGAGACGCCCACAACAGCAACGGAGATGGTGACGTCCGTTGCCGAACCGGTGGCGGAAGCACTGCGCGAGGAGCCTCCGACGCAAGAGCGGGTGAAAGCCTCTCCGCTGGCACGACGCATCGCGCAGGAAGCGGGCATCGACCTCGCCATGGTGAAAGGCACGGGACCTGGCGGGCGTATTGTGGAGCGTGATGTGCAACAGTTCATTGCCTCTCGGCAAGCGACGGCTCGCCCACCGCTGACGGAGCCGGCACGTCCCGCCGCTGCGGTAGCCGAATCGCCTGCTCTGGTGGGGGGTGAACCGCTCAGCCGGATGCGCCGCCTTATCGCCGAGCGCACCACGCTCACCAAGCAAACGGTTCCGCACTTCTACGTGACGATGGACATCGACATGTCCGAGGCGATGGCGCTGCGCGAACGGCTGAATACAGCGTTGCCCGAAGATGCACCGAAGATTTCGGTCAACGATTTTGTCACTAAGGCGTGTGCGCTGGCTCTGGCACGTTATCCGCAGGTGAACGCGCTGTACCAAAACGAGCGGATTTACCTCAGCAGCGAAATACACATCGGCATCGCGGTGGCGTTGCCAGATGGGCTGATTGTGCCCGTACTGCGCCATTGCGAGCGCAAAACGCTGCGCCAGATCGCAGTGGAGACGCGCCAGCTGGTAGAAAAGGCTCGAGCGGGACGCCTGACGCCCGATGAGTACACCGGCGCAACCTTCAGTATCTCTAACCTTGGGATGTACGGGGTGGACGAGTTCATCGCCATCATCAATCCGCCTGCGGTGGCGATACTGGCGGTCGGTGCGGTGCAAAAGCAACCCGTTGCGCTGGAAGACGATACTGTGGTCGTACGACCGCGCATGAAGATTACTCTCTCCGCAGACCACCGTGCGCTGGACGGCGCAGTTGCCGCCGAGTTTCTGCGCGAGCTGAAGCGCATTCTGGAAAATCCATACGTGATGGTGGAGTAG
- the lexA gene encoding LexA repressor, which produces MTRGLTHKQEMILRFILHYTRENGYPPTIREIGNQFGISSLRGVTVHLDALQRKGYIEREHKSRSIRVVHPEFVQHLESSPDVAMLPLIGTIAAGTPVLASQNIEALVPVPREMVHNIEGAFLLRVRGDSMVGEHILPRDLVIIKPQSTAENGELVAVLIGDEATIKRIQYDNGKVRLLPANPAYEPIEVRPEETRVIGKVIGLLRSYDRGLAY; this is translated from the coding sequence ATGACACGAGGACTGACCCATAAGCAGGAGATGATTCTGCGCTTCATCCTGCACTACACCCGTGAGAACGGCTATCCGCCTACCATTCGCGAAATTGGCAACCAGTTTGGCATCTCCAGCCTGCGCGGGGTGACCGTGCACTTGGACGCCCTGCAACGCAAGGGTTATATCGAGCGCGAGCACAAAAGCCGCAGTATCCGCGTGGTGCACCCCGAGTTTGTGCAGCATCTGGAGAGCTCGCCCGACGTAGCGATGTTACCGCTGATAGGTACGATTGCCGCAGGCACGCCGGTGCTGGCATCACAGAACATCGAGGCGCTGGTACCGGTACCGCGCGAGATGGTGCACAACATTGAAGGTGCCTTCTTGCTGAGAGTACGGGGCGACTCGATGGTGGGCGAGCACATTCTGCCACGCGACCTGGTGATTATCAAGCCACAAAGCACTGCTGAAAACGGCGAGCTGGTAGCGGTGCTGATTGGCGACGAAGCGACTATCAAGCGCATCCAGTACGATAACGGCAAGGTGCGCTTGCTTCCGGCAAATCCCGCATACGAGCCGATTGAGGTGCGCCCCGAAGAAACACGTGTGATCGGCAAGGTGATTGGGCTGTTGCGCTCGTACGACAGAGGGTTGGCGTATTGA
- a CDS encoding branched chain amino acid aminotransferase, with the protein MALWAWCNGRLCAESELHLPIRDAAVLYGASLFETMRCYDGHPFRLEQHLQRLRRWMERLHLFAHARQIVDLSTSAVQQAIANLLEANDLLGVDARLRITVTAGSELIAPSYFMLAERISPEQIARWQAGVPAALLPDPRAVRGEQPKWGNYAWHLEAQLLARVQGADETIWFNREGYVTEGALSNVFVWYTERLLTPPLEEGIIAGITRQAVFEIAQQMGIECREKRIHASLLPHAQAVFLTNSVREIVPVIRLDDVPIPVAQVVKNLQAKYQSLVKGQM; encoded by the coding sequence CTGAGAGCGAACTACATCTGCCGATACGCGATGCAGCGGTGCTGTACGGAGCCTCGCTGTTCGAAACCATGCGTTGTTATGACGGACATCCGTTTCGTTTGGAGCAGCACTTGCAACGCCTTCGCCGCTGGATGGAGCGACTGCACCTGTTCGCTCACGCCCGGCAGATAGTGGACCTCAGCACATCAGCAGTTCAGCAGGCTATCGCTAATCTGCTGGAAGCGAACGATTTGCTGGGGGTAGACGCTCGCTTACGCATCACGGTGACCGCAGGCTCAGAACTGATTGCGCCCTCCTATTTCATGCTGGCGGAGCGCATCAGCCCGGAGCAAATCGCAAGGTGGCAGGCTGGCGTCCCTGCTGCGCTGTTACCCGACCCGCGTGCAGTGAGAGGAGAACAGCCCAAATGGGGCAATTATGCGTGGCATCTCGAAGCGCAGCTGCTGGCAAGGGTGCAGGGCGCAGACGAGACAATATGGTTCAACCGCGAAGGCTATGTAACCGAAGGCGCTCTCAGCAATGTGTTCGTATGGTATACAGAACGCCTGTTGACTCCGCCTCTGGAAGAGGGCATTATAGCGGGCATCACGCGACAGGCGGTATTCGAAATAGCCCAGCAGATGGGCATAGAGTGTCGTGAAAAGCGCATCCACGCTAGCCTACTGCCCCATGCGCAGGCGGTATTTCTGACCAACTCGGTGCGCGAGATTGTGCCGGTCATTCGCCTGGATGACGTACCCATTCCGGTAGCTCAAGTAGTCAAAAACCTACAGGCAAAATACCAGTCTCTGGTTAAAGGGCAGATGTAG